A portion of the Solea senegalensis isolate Sse05_10M linkage group LG17, IFAPA_SoseM_1, whole genome shotgun sequence genome contains these proteins:
- the LOC122783648 gene encoding uncharacterized protein LOC122783648 isoform X1: MAGFVRVAKRLLLLLLLLPLITTGVAAEDGLISAVRAYDIAVPCEGDLVCFHIWQIDTLDGEYIGIVSNGELQTAETEEDKCNFQIQDITAEDVGRHRCQKRTNDFSLYNTAPVINLTPAKTVSLQCVFLSVVEKRYCLTKLRKRVSLMWVDEAGAEIQADSQHHIMQRSSCDITLTVTYQSPENMTFRCQATVARKVFTSVELQVRASGLFITDPLFAHCRSMNNICFFVAVTGKGRGLIYEIETEYQGYNRDTIGAVVGVVACVALTVAVAVFARRRRRTRTNGQQHNESCSAQSSTCYAVNTGDVIYADIIHPSGSDRVWVHECESTEYASVQYK; this comes from the exons ATGGCTGGATTTGTCCGTGTTGCGAagagactgctgctgctgctgctgctactccCTCTAATCACAACAG gtgTGGCCGCAGAGGATGGTCTGATATCTGCAGTCAGGGCTTACGATATTGCAGTTCCATGTGAAGGAGACTTAGTGTGCTTTCATATATGGCAGATCGACACATTGGATGGTGAATACATTGGCATAGTCAGTAATGGGGAGCTCCAGACGGCTGAAACCGAGGAGGATAAATGTAATTTCCAAATCCAAGATATCACAGCAGAGGATGTTGGACGTCATCGCTGCCAAAAAAGGACAAACGACTTCTCTCTTTACAACA CTGCTCCTGTGATAAACCTCACACCTGCCAAAACTGTATCCCTGCAGTGTGTTTTCCTCAGCGTTGTGGAGAAGAGGTATTGCCTAACGAAGCTGCGTAAGAGGGTCAGTCTGATGTGGGTGGATGAAGCTGGCGCTGAGATACAAGCAGACTCCCAGCATCACATAATGCAGCGTTCGTCTTGTGATATAACTCTGACTGTCACTTATCAGAGtcctgaaaacatgacatttaggTGCCAGGCCACTGTGGCTAGAAAGGTTTTCACTTCAGTGGAGCTGCAAGTCCGAGCCTCAGGTCTGTTCATAACTGATCCTCTGTTTGCTCACTGCAGATCAATGaataacatttgtttctttgtagCCGTTACAGGGAAAGGAAGAGGCCTGATTTATGAAATAGAAACAGAATATCAAG GTTACAACCGGGACACGATCGGGGCCGTGGTGGGGGTTGTAGCCTGTGTGGCTTTGACAGTGGCAGTTGCGGTGTTTgcaaggaggagaaggagaacaaGAACAA ACGGCCAACAGCACAATGAGTCCTGTTCTGCCCAGTCCAGTACCTGCTAT gccGTTAACACTGGCGATGTCATCTATGCTGACATTATTCACCCCAGTGGCTCTGACAGAGTGTGGGTCCACGAGTGCGAGTCGACGGAGTATGCCAGCGTCCAGTACAAATAA
- the LOC122783648 gene encoding uncharacterized protein LOC122783648 isoform X2, producing MAGFVRVAKRLLLLLLLLPLITTGVAAEDGLISAVRAYDIAVPCEGDLVCFHIWQIDTLDGEYIGIVSNGELQTAETEEDKCNFQIQDITAEDVGRHRCQKRTNDFSLYNTAPVINLTPAKTVSLQCVFLSVVEKRYCLTKLRKRVSLMWVDEAGAEIQADSQHHIMQRSSCDITLTVTYQSPENMTFRCQATVARKVFTSVELQVRASAVTGKGRGLIYEIETEYQGYNRDTIGAVVGVVACVALTVAVAVFARRRRRTRTNGQQHNESCSAQSSTCYAVNTGDVIYADIIHPSGSDRVWVHECESTEYASVQYK from the exons ATGGCTGGATTTGTCCGTGTTGCGAagagactgctgctgctgctgctgctactccCTCTAATCACAACAG gtgTGGCCGCAGAGGATGGTCTGATATCTGCAGTCAGGGCTTACGATATTGCAGTTCCATGTGAAGGAGACTTAGTGTGCTTTCATATATGGCAGATCGACACATTGGATGGTGAATACATTGGCATAGTCAGTAATGGGGAGCTCCAGACGGCTGAAACCGAGGAGGATAAATGTAATTTCCAAATCCAAGATATCACAGCAGAGGATGTTGGACGTCATCGCTGCCAAAAAAGGACAAACGACTTCTCTCTTTACAACA CTGCTCCTGTGATAAACCTCACACCTGCCAAAACTGTATCCCTGCAGTGTGTTTTCCTCAGCGTTGTGGAGAAGAGGTATTGCCTAACGAAGCTGCGTAAGAGGGTCAGTCTGATGTGGGTGGATGAAGCTGGCGCTGAGATACAAGCAGACTCCCAGCATCACATAATGCAGCGTTCGTCTTGTGATATAACTCTGACTGTCACTTATCAGAGtcctgaaaacatgacatttaggTGCCAGGCCACTGTGGCTAGAAAGGTTTTCACTTCAGTGGAGCTGCAAGTCCGAGCCTCAG CCGTTACAGGGAAAGGAAGAGGCCTGATTTATGAAATAGAAACAGAATATCAAG GTTACAACCGGGACACGATCGGGGCCGTGGTGGGGGTTGTAGCCTGTGTGGCTTTGACAGTGGCAGTTGCGGTGTTTgcaaggaggagaaggagaacaaGAACAA ACGGCCAACAGCACAATGAGTCCTGTTCTGCCCAGTCCAGTACCTGCTAT gccGTTAACACTGGCGATGTCATCTATGCTGACATTATTCACCCCAGTGGCTCTGACAGAGTGTGGGTCCACGAGTGCGAGTCGACGGAGTATGCCAGCGTCCAGTACAAATAA